A segment of the Macrotis lagotis isolate mMagLag1 chromosome 8, bilby.v1.9.chrom.fasta, whole genome shotgun sequence genome:
CAAGGAGACAGTGATGACTGGGGTATCAAGCTGAGTTCATTAGTCCAGAGTTCTCTTCTACACTCCACGGGGATGGACTGGTTGAACGATAGATCGAGTGGAATGATGGATCAAGAACTCTCGATGTCATGGGAAAGTGAGGAAGGCCACCTGCACATGGGAGGGGTCACTTGGGCTGAACTTTAGGGAGGGCCTAAATAAAGTGACATGGGATGAAGTATGAACTGCACATTGGAGAGAACTTCTAGGATGGGAGACCATCATCCCATTTGAGCATTCTGAATGAAATACAATCAAAGCCTGGTAGGATGATCATCATGAGGGTCTCTCTTAGATGAACGTCACATGCCTTCACAATGGCTGAAACAACCTCCCCCTGAGACCCTGGGTCCTTCACTGACCTAGTTTGTCTGTCCCCTTCCTGATGTAGCCTGACAACACTGATATTTGGCATACCTCCAATGGGACTCTGAATATACAATTCAATAATAAATGAACAATAATTTTTAGATCTTTAAGTAACATATGAATGCTGGCTATTTTTAGGAAACTTTGGATGAAAACATTCCTGCGCGTCACTGACTTAAGATGCATCCATACCATCTATCACTTCCTTCTTCCCATGCTCAAGGGACTTCACAATACATCCACAGTATTTTGGAGGGAAAACACTCTTCCCACTCTTTTCATTGGCTTGTCTGGCTTCCATCTTCCTGGGAAAAGTTATGTAAGTCACTTCAGCTGCTTCATGTAAATGGAAGGGAGGACAGGGACTGGTGATTACTGCTAACTTCTTTACCAAAGAGGAAAGGTGAAGCTTCATGTGAGCATAGCATATCAAAATCGGGAACATTTCTCAAAATAAAAGCTCTTAAAAAATAACATTGCTGGTGGATCAAAACAAGCATTCAATGGACCAGATCACCTATGAAGCACAACATGTCCAGGCAACACACAGTGGTCAGAGCCACACAGATTTCATTGTACATAACTAATCTGGATGTTTCATTCtggaaataattttgaatgaaaaaaaccCGAAAGGTGTGGTGTGGTATGAAACAAACAACGATCACCACCAGGAAAAAGAAACTCTTGATCTGAACTCGGAATTCCTGGTGGGTGAGCATGTCAGGCCAGAGTGTTTTTGTGAGTTGTGTGATGACGACCAACTGAATCACAGAGAGGACCAAGACAGTAGCCATGAGGATGGCGATCATGGAGTAATTGATGACAACCACCGATGGGAAGTTGAGCTCTTGGTAGAAGTGAAAACAGTGATGTGGGGAGAAGTCCAGATGGGTGCCATATTGGAACAGAAAAACCAGGGAGAAAATAAATGTCCCCACCAGCCAGATGGTGACACTCAAGACTACAGCATGGTATTTCTGTAATTCTTGCAATGGGAGCCTCCTAAAATAAATCAGTAAGCGAATGACAATGATGGCCACATAGAAAAGAAAGGTGAAATACATATGGAAGTATACCATGCTGCTGATGACTCGGCAGGTAAGCCCTCCAAACTTCCACTCCATCAGAAAGTAGTAACTGAGGCGGAATGGAAGCGTGACCAGGAGGATGGAATGGAGAATGATGatgttggtgatgatgatggtgatgatggacTGGGTATTCCTCTGGAACAAGACACAGGACATCATGATGGTCCCAATGGTACCTCCTAACAAGACTAGGCTATAGAGTGTGGCCAGAGCCTTTCTGCAGTGGTTATCACAAAGGGCTGGGTTTTCTGTGGTTTTAATGGAGACATTTGGGTGGTTGGTTGTATTGTAAATATCCATATTTTCTCCTaaggaaatattgaaagaaaaattttaaaagatcttaatttaccagttttttaaaaaaggtataaaaGCTTTGAATTAAGTGATCTTAGAAGAAATCTAGTTGCAGAAAGTTctcaattttctaaaatatttgaggGAGTTAAAAGCATGGAGAATACAAAAAATGGATGCTCCAAAGATGAAGTTTATTTGAAGGCATGGAACATAGATCTATCTTATGGACATCAGATTGGAATTTCCAAATGCATCTCTAAGTTACCCCTTTCCCCCACTCCTAGTTTTTTTTAGtacattttttttgaaatcacTGTTACTGGGTAAGTCTGTACTTTTAAAAGACTATTTAAATTACTCAgacttgtttctgttttttttaaacccccaaactgtgatttcattaatataagaaTATCATGATATGGAAATTCTTGTATTTAAACCTAATTTCCTGATTCAGAGTCAGTCCTCACTTTATACCATGCTCTTTCCCTGTAACcattatttacaaaataatctaaaacaggaaaataatattttagcctgaaaagtaaagaatgaaaaaagtggCCTAATTCTCTTCTACACAGGAATGATACGTGAGTGAGGGAACAAAGACTTGAATTTCTAAATCTATTGATTTGGTAAGCAATGCATGCCAGTTCTATAACAAAGAGGGCCTAGACCTCCTCAACTTGACACTGGGCCCCACATACAGGTAGAGACAGTCTGAGCAGGGACCCAGTGAAAAGAGATAaacaaggaaatagaaaagagggaaatacagttaaacAATCAtaaattttgaagcaagtttctcaaCCAGTCAGGATTcgttcattcattctctctctctctctctcaaaaattagTTGGCTGACTACTCAGGGgagagagaggttttttttttttttttatattgaaattcTGGACCTCAACCAGAAAACCAAAGGCCAAAAACTATTTCACTGGGAGGGTTCCTGGGAGAGAAGATGGTAGGGAGATTTCCATTCCCTGGTTTCCCAAGAGAGTTCAAAGAGCATTCATCAGGTGGCCAAGGATAAAGAGCAAGGATGTCACTTTCCAGATAATGAGAGAGGATATGCTTTGTCTAGGAAAGGCAGTTTCCTGTGCTCAGGTCAACCTGTCCATGTCTGCAGTTCTCCCCTGGGCCCCCTTTCTACTCTCAGTAGGAGTCAAATATCAGAACTATCTCACACCTATTGAACTTGTaatgaacagaaaaggaaaataataaatgttggagggaatggaggaaaattgagacactaattaACACTGGTGGTGGAATTCTGGACTTATTCGACAGTGTTGTAGCATTTGGAAATTTTACCCAAAGGCCTCTacaactgtgcatactctttgacctagcaataccaaatCTGGATCTGTAACCCCCCAAAGCTTTTAACAAACACAAAAGGAtaaggatctatatgtacaaaagtatttatacaAACTCTTCTGGTgtaaaagaattggaatttgaggagatgcccatccattggggaatggctgagcaagttagAGGATATACTGTTGGCTAGAACAAATGATGAGCAAGGTGTTCTTAGAAAAACCGAGAAAAATCACATGAATTAATGCAGAATGCAATAAATGAGTACAAAGAAAATGGTACACAGTAACAATATTGTAAGACGATCAGTTATGAGTAATAGCtgttttcagcaatacaatgatccaagacaattctgaaggacctaggatgaaaaatgctatccatctccagagaaagtaCCAATGGAGTCTGAACGgggattaaagcatatttttaaagttttatttcttgggtttttaaaattttggtctattcttttacaacatgactaatttgaaaatgttttgcatgacgaTATGTGTGATCTGTAataattgtttgccttctcaatggttggttggttggttgattcttgtccttcattagtaaggaagaccaaaatgacatcactatgtttgagacaaatgacagtgtgtccgactattggaatgctctcccacaggtcaggcacaaatagaccatgtgaacacctgggatgggtgCTCTAATCTTACGTGTGGCACGtgtcctttgagctgcttcaattctgtcctcCTCACAGAATTTGAAAATATGTCTTGCATGACCACATGTAATCTAGAACAAATTGCTCACTTTAATGGGagggggatgggggatggggagaatttgaaactcagttttaaaaacaaatactgaaaatttttttatgtctaattggggagaaataaaatgctaacttcaataaaaaagaaaacaattgccAGTATATAATCCAGGGTACAAGATTAGGTAATCGGATTAGGGGCTTTCAGAGTTCAGAGAGGAGAGCAAAAAGCTGCAATTCCACGAAGCTGGAAAAAGACACCTTTCAATTGTCTGTTTTCCATAAAAGGAACAAGGAAATGGTAACTGGGTGACCAGTCCAGGGTCAGTTTTCAGATATAACATATGGATTGTTTGATATAGAATGATGAGAAAACTTGCATCCCTCTTTGGATCTGACTGGTTTCTGTTCAGAATAACTCAGATCCCCAGGTAAGGAGATCCCAGCAGCAGGAAGGGGGGTCCAGCTTCCTAGACAGATAGGGCTGAGTGCCAAGGAAGCACTAAAGTTTTCTCACCGTTCCCATAAAGCTTCCTCACAATTCAGACATTTGACTAGACCCATAATTGAAGAGAAAGGGAACAGAGTTGGTGTGACTCACTCAGTCTCCTTGACTTCTAGATAAGTGATAAATGTAGAGAGGAGACTGATCCTTCTTCATGAATCAAAGGGGATCACCCAACTTTTAGCATGCCACCCCGTAACTCAACAAGCTATCACCTCCAGGCTCAAATAGAcaatcctctgtttgacattcaaagctctTCCTAACCTCCCACTACTCTTTCCAGTTCTCTTGAACCTCCATCTAGGAATACTGGCCTCTTTGATACCCCACGAATGACATTTCTTGGCTCTGGCCACTTTTTCTGTCTCTGCCACCCCCcaccattcctggaatgctctccctcctcatctctgcccaATCACACTGCCCTGGCCTCCTTTCGGTCCCACATGAAACCTCATCTACTACAGAAAAGCTTAATTCCAGGGCCttctctctcttaagaatttcCCATGGATCTCATCTGGAACTCATTTGTATATGGTTGTTTGCTTATGGTCTCCTTTAGATGGTGATTTCTTCAAGGGCCACCAGGTctgcctcttcccttctcttataTCCCTTGAACTTAATCCAGGGACTGGCCCagagaataatttatgaataattccttattttttcccatttcatttaagaataatttttaacatttttttcaaattttgagtaccaaattctctctctcctccctgacagaaagcaatttgatgtagATGATACAAGTGCAATCCTacaaatcatatttccatattaattctgttatagaaaaaaaaacagattaaaaagatGTTAAAAAGATAAGGTGAAAAATAGCATTCTTGAGtcgcattcagactccatcagacTTCCCAGAGAAGGCTTTTTACTTCTTGTCATCAGTCTCCTCCCCCACCCTTCACTCTCAGTGTCagggtttgtttgcttttttctaaataaatctcCCTTTTTCAGAAAGATTGTGAAGCAAACTCCTTGGCTTCCTTTGACACTGTCTCCCACTTAGACTGCATATACAGGAGGGTTTACATATGATTTCCCCCATAGGAAGGTAAACTTCTTGAAGGGAGGGactagttttttcccctttggtttcTCCTCTGCTCAGCTAATTGACTTTGCAAACAGCTCAGCATCGGCCTACCCAGACACCATTgctctcaatagtcttcctcatGACTTACTCAATGTACTCAATCCTGAAGTCCTTCAGAGTCAGGGCAAGGAGCTTCTGCTGGTCAGCAACAATGAAGAATTATCTCCTCCTTGGACAAGTTGGCATATCCCCAATGGTCTCACAGGAGTCCAATGTTGGGTGAAAATGTTAAGAAATGGAGGGGATCTTTCAACTGAAATTATCAATCAAAGCCATCAAGACAGATGAATCTGAAATAAGCTCCACAGATACTGGAGCAGATGTGAAAGCAGCTGAGTAGGTAAGGAAGTGAGCCCAGGTCACATGGGTTTTGTGGGCTGTGATTTCAGCACAGCTTTATCTGTTGTcttcaaaagaaaggaagaaagaacacaGCCTCTATGTCTACTTCAGCATATCCACAATCTTTTGCTCTCAATgagcaatttttttatatttaattttttttaatttaatcattcagatctaacaaattcaaaaaaggaaaatatttccatacataaagtagaaaacaaaaggcatgtgaaagaattcatgtttattatttacagcttgctttttaaaaattaNNNNNNNNNNNNNNNNNNNNNNNNNNNNNNNNNNNNNNNNNNNNNNNNNNNNNNNNNNNNNNCCCTCCTCCAAACTGTATCTCTTCTGACACCAATCTGAGTGCCAGCCCACCATACTTGGCTAGTTTAAGCTCCTTTAGCTGAACATCTGAGTTCTCATCTTTGTATTCTTCACTGTAAGAGCAGAGGATAAAGGGTTTTTGAACTGAATTCAGTTTGAGCCCCGATGATAACCAAGTATAGAAAGAGCTTTGAAAAAGTCAAAAACAGATAGGAGGTGGAATTGTGATCAGATTCATCCTCACCATTCatttcattaagcatttattaaaccctaaGATGTATTAGGCTCCAAGTTGGGGAACGGATTGGGGAAAGTAACAGACATCATCATTATAAGAAAATGATTATGGTTTTTaactaagaaaaatattgatctttaaagttattcttaaaatggGAGGGTTCCTTCACCTTAGAAGGGATACCACACTCTTCAGACTACACTCTTCAGACTTTAGAATATGAAATAGCGGAAGTGGAAGAGCTCTTGGATCAGagaatattagagctagaaggaactttagaactTAGCATATTCATTAGAGTTGAAAAGGACAAAAATTGATTCAAAAGGAAATCTAGATTTGATTATTTGATGATGAAACCTAAGTAAGGctatatggataaaatgaaattttaactaATCTTTCACCAGGGTAGATACAATAATTAATTGTGATGGTTTGTCACCCAATGGGGCTTAACTCTGATCTTCTGATCAaatctcccccccacacacacacacacaaagaactGATTGTGTCTTCCTAATGGACTAAAATAATTAAGATCTCAGCTcttaaaagagaatagaaaagtaAGGAAATCTAATGACTGATAACTTTTTGTGTCATCTATCTCTGGAGGTGTGgtaggaaaacagggttaaagaGAGATGCATCTATCACCAGATTtcaagagatttgtttcatgGTACTGGGTTCATTCTGAGGGTTAGTGCTCACCAGGAACCAGAATCTGAACTGGCTCTGAGCATGGATTCCCTTGCCACTTGGAATTCTAAGATCCTATCTCTTTAGatgaaagagatctcagaagcTATCTAATCtagtcatttttcagatggggaaactgaggctaccAATTTTAATGTTCCAAAGGGATAATGTTTCCTATGCCTTGAATGTCCtcatttactattttattctattaaattcaataaacatatattaagcatcCATTATATGTTACGAGCCCCACTTTGTGGAGCTTTTGGGGAGGAGGTGAGGGAGATAACATGTGTACATACATAAAGATATAATCTTCTCTTGTTGAATCCCTACCCATCGTTCAAAGCCCAATTCAGATGTTACCTCTTTCATCCCAAGTCCCCTTGGTCATTCCTTTTCAGTCCCTATTCATTATGTGTTTGTACCTGGCTAATGTTTTTATGTTATAACTATCATTTTGTGCCTTATCCTCTCAACAAAACTCATTTTTTATTGGATTAATGAACCATTTGTTGAGCCCTTCTGTTATAAAGAGACCTAGTTGGCCTAGAGGTGTCCCAGGTGACCTTTAAGTCTGGAAGACTGTGTTCCCATCTTTTCTCTTCTAGATACTGAACGGTGttaccctagacaagtcacttagcctctcacGTCCCTAGGCAATCCACCGTCTAAAACGAAGTAGCAGAGATGTCGTTTTATACTTGGAGGAGGGAGTCTCCACAAATGGTGTGTTCCCTCCAAATGGATGAAATCATCCGTCTGGACCCAAGGGgcagaaggaagggggaggggagatgtaCAAAGCACATCATCCCTCCAATGCTTCTGGACATTGTGGACATTTAGTAAAGATCTGTTAAACTGCAGTTTTTGCTGGGGTAGAATTAAATttcacaaatggagaaactgagacccagagaaaaaaaagtgacttgcctaagttagAAAAAGGTAGAATGAGAGCCAAGTCTCTTGACTCTTGAGTTCATAGAAAGGTACAGGGAGAAAAACACTGGATTTATGGGCAAAGGAGCCTGCAGCCGTCACTTCAGCTtcggacctcaatttccttatctgttaaaaacaaaaggacaagatgacctctgaggtctcgtTGCTCCATCTCCGGCAAGTCCTGCTTTCCCAGCTCCCAGTGTTCTCCCTGTCCTGGTGGGACTGCCACAAAACTGTACCCCTTTCTCCAAACCACCCCCAACTCCACGCCCCCCCCCCAGTGACCAACCGAAGTCTGTTTTCTCCATTGTAACCTCAGCTCACcgccattcattttttttccctctggtcaCAAGATAATTCCTGACGCCAGAAAGTCTGGAGGTCAGATGAACAACAAATTGAGGAACAAGGCGGCACTAATTCCTTACAAGATTCCCTTgaaaatcttttgcctttttcaaaaaaaaaagtttcctcctCGCTGTTTGGGGATTTATGACCTCGGACGGGCCTCCGTCCGAACCAAGGTTGAagggtgggggctgggggggacCAGACGCGGGTCCCAGTCGTTTCTCCAGCCGCCTGAGAAGCAATCTAGAGAAAGG
Coding sequences within it:
- the LOC141496658 gene encoding putative G-protein coupled receptor 141, whose amino-acid sequence is MDIYNTTNHPNVSIKTTENPALCDNHCRKALATLYSLVLLGGTIGTIMMSCVLFQRNTQSIITIIITNIIILHSILLVTLPFRLSYYFLMEWKFGGLTCRVISSMVYFHMYFTFLFYVAIIVIRLLIYFRRLPLQELQKYHAVVLSVTIWLVGTFIFSLVFLFQYGTHLDFSPHHCFHFYQELNFPSVVVINYSMIAILMATVLVLSVIQLVVITQLTKTLWPDMLTHQEFRVQIKSFFFLVVIVVCFIPHHTFRVFFIQNYFQNETSRLVMYNEICVALTTVCCLDMLCFIGDLVH